From Thalassotalea euphylliae, the proteins below share one genomic window:
- a CDS encoding HEAT repeat domain-containing protein — protein MDELKGKLLKANKDGNFFEFIQEIYYQDRKGEKLLASALAELHNDGDFNLVGLFKNFNNTPENHDFFSVRRVFEEVLPYLNSPVQDIADCVKHLTLEAGQDMAAYMLLAPFKEFCIKDDDRAKALLDIALTNIDEDFDHLSTAIEAGVSKDEVAYVNQAVELLTHKNELVIQRAIFALGRINYQDKTLLEPVAVAIKKSSESSPTDNILATSMRALFAVVSQSDELEGLFLDFLDSHADQLGDRYIHASSEILFFDEQKVSGKVEPKLLNICCYTKPENKGTIDKIDYALQRILKSNRFDDCVVFLERFFEISEYKLSVKHFDSFVRELHNHRDTHLSALITRWLLSKKIKLGKYASDLLRDSEKGISISFDQAYIAQENNGVHLFLARKACGWFFNQPKTAISLIESLIPDAPDNELNDIQQLIFHPLCVSYPGSIREHLETLNNSKDDSVKKIAADVLSEYEDYRASVKAALKINELTPNEQDRHTYWRHHSKLMNESMKQARSKSFLTSLFAGNESVLLYGNKSIHYIHHGEQKTRQEVPLSEFSTSIEFASMHNLDPHGLENMIWQFKAEGCTS, from the coding sequence ATGGATGAGCTTAAAGGAAAACTATTAAAAGCTAATAAGGATGGCAACTTTTTTGAGTTCATCCAAGAGATTTATTATCAAGACAGAAAAGGTGAAAAGCTTCTAGCTAGTGCATTGGCTGAATTGCATAATGATGGGGATTTTAACCTTGTTGGGTTATTTAAGAATTTTAATAACACACCTGAAAATCATGATTTCTTTTCTGTAAGACGAGTTTTCGAAGAAGTTCTACCTTATTTAAATTCTCCAGTACAAGACATCGCAGACTGCGTTAAACATCTTACACTAGAAGCAGGCCAAGATATGGCCGCATATATGCTTTTGGCTCCTTTTAAAGAGTTCTGTATAAAAGATGACGATAGAGCCAAAGCACTTCTTGATATCGCTTTAACCAATATTGATGAAGATTTTGATCATTTATCTACTGCGATTGAGGCAGGAGTCAGTAAAGATGAAGTTGCTTACGTTAATCAAGCTGTTGAACTCCTTACTCACAAAAATGAATTAGTCATACAAAGAGCTATTTTTGCACTAGGAAGAATTAACTACCAAGACAAAACGCTTTTGGAGCCAGTAGCGGTGGCTATCAAAAAATCATCTGAGTCTTCCCCAACTGATAATATTTTGGCTACATCAATGAGAGCGCTGTTTGCTGTTGTATCTCAGTCTGATGAGCTAGAGGGTTTATTCTTAGATTTTTTAGACAGTCATGCAGATCAATTAGGTGATCGTTATATTCATGCTTCTTCAGAAATATTATTTTTTGACGAACAAAAGGTTAGCGGCAAAGTTGAACCTAAATTATTAAATATATGCTGTTATACGAAGCCTGAGAATAAGGGCACTATAGATAAAATTGATTATGCTTTGCAGCGAATACTAAAAAGTAACCGTTTTGATGATTGTGTTGTTTTTTTAGAGCGCTTCTTTGAAATAAGCGAGTACAAATTATCAGTAAAGCATTTCGATAGTTTTGTTAGAGAGTTGCATAATCACCGAGATACTCATTTATCCGCATTAATTACACGCTGGCTACTATCAAAAAAAATAAAACTAGGTAAATATGCATCAGATCTTCTTCGAGATTCTGAAAAAGGAATTTCTATTAGCTTCGACCAAGCATACATAGCACAAGAAAATAACGGCGTTCACCTCTTTTTAGCTAGAAAAGCTTGCGGGTGGTTTTTCAACCAGCCCAAAACTGCAATTAGCTTAATTGAATCGTTAATTCCTGACGCTCCAGACAATGAGTTAAATGATATTCAGCAATTAATTTTTCACCCGCTTTGCGTCAGTTATCCAGGAAGTATTCGTGAACATTTAGAAACATTAAATAATTCAAAAGACGACAGTGTTAAGAAAATTGCTGCCGATGTACTCTCAGAGTATGAAGATTATCGAGCTTCGGTAAAAGCGGCACTTAAAATAAATGAGCTAACCCCTAACGAGCAAGATAGGCATACGTATTGGCGGCATCACAGTAAGTTAATGAATGAGTCAATGAAACAAGCTCGAAGTAAGTCATTTCTAACCTCTTTGTTTGCTGGTAATGAATCTGTATTACTCTATGGAAATAAGTCCATTCATTATATACATCATGGTGAGCAAAAGACCCGTCAGGAAGTTCCTCTTAGTGAGTTCAGCACATCAATCGAATTTGCATCAATGCACAATCTTGACCCACATGGTTTAGAAAATATGATCTGGCAATTTAAAGCGGAGGGCTGTACCTCATGA
- a CDS encoding MerR family transcriptional regulator, translating to MKTIGKLAKELGINVETVRFYERKGLIVQPQRPDSGYRMYDNTHINQLKFILKAKALGFTLDEVASLMSMSGNCADVESMGLQKLKLIREKIADLQRLEHVIQDMTNSCKANQDPNSCPIINSLN from the coding sequence ATGAAAACCATTGGAAAGCTGGCTAAAGAACTAGGCATTAACGTAGAAACAGTCCGATTTTATGAACGTAAAGGGCTTATTGTGCAGCCACAAAGACCTGATAGTGGTTATCGCATGTATGACAATACCCATATCAACCAACTTAAATTCATATTAAAAGCTAAAGCTTTGGGCTTTACGCTTGATGAAGTAGCTTCGCTCATGTCGATGAGTGGAAACTGCGCTGATGTCGAATCGATGGGATTGCAAAAACTTAAGTTGATTCGAGAAAAAATTGCAGATCTACAGCGGCTAGAACATGTGATTCAAGATATGACAAATTCTTGTAAAGCCAACCAAGATCCTAATTCCTGTCCAATAATAAATTCGCTCAATTAG